One part of the Sporosarcina ureae genome encodes these proteins:
- a CDS encoding EAL and GGDEF domain-containing protein, translating into MKKFVESSSEKELQKTLSDIAYTLEQAAIVAITDSRGTIQYANEHFEKLSKYSSEELIGSNQSIVNSGHHDAAFFKDMWSSIGSGKTWRGDICNRAKDGSTYWVDTTIVPFLNDKGKPYQYIAIRYDISERKQMELEIRKSAELYEIITANASDYIAVIDREGNFYYASPSFQKLLGHTENDLYSRSFFSYIYKKNRQKVEKKISQFVGYQRQTMNLEFSFLDSKNGLHIMEAKIDEVDEALEYEDKLLVVMRDVTERVKSEAKIKYLVYNDQLTSLMNRNSFREQMALAFERARTRKQVFALVHINIDRLRYANDLLGHEAGDYLLAMVGERLKKRTGPESLLARIAGDEFAFIITGLKDEEEFYNHAEDIRTFLEKPIQVGKQSYTLSISCGISMYPEHANQPSDLITKATLALGKVKLRGGGDSEMYEPGTSKMSLERILLENELRKSVQQQHFYLEYQPKVLLDTGKLAGVEALVRWNHPDLGIIPPMKFIPLAEETKIIVPLGEWILREVCKRAQIEAAAGETCRFAVNVSTVQMKEEGFVDSVLNIIKEYHVPPEMLELELTESSFMDTDGMKDAIQRLRSEGITIAIDDFGTGYSTFSYIKELPADTLKIDMAFVRDILENENSQAIVKAIVTLADTAGLNVVAEGIELPEQAKMLYNLGCREGQGYYYGRPMSLEDSLQIRERRSVFQNKN; encoded by the coding sequence ACTCTCGAAATATTCGAGTGAAGAATTAATTGGCTCGAATCAGAGTATAGTAAATTCAGGCCACCACGATGCAGCCTTTTTTAAAGATATGTGGTCTTCGATTGGCTCGGGTAAAACTTGGCGCGGTGATATATGTAATCGTGCGAAAGATGGATCCACTTATTGGGTCGATACAACAATTGTCCCGTTTTTAAATGATAAAGGTAAACCTTATCAATATATTGCAATTCGCTATGATATTTCAGAGAGAAAGCAGATGGAACTAGAAATACGAAAAAGCGCGGAGCTTTATGAAATTATTACAGCTAATGCATCTGATTACATTGCCGTGATTGATCGGGAGGGCAATTTTTATTATGCATCTCCATCTTTCCAAAAGCTTCTCGGACATACAGAGAACGATCTATATTCTCGTTCATTTTTTTCTTACATATATAAAAAGAATCGACAAAAGGTAGAAAAGAAGATTTCGCAGTTTGTAGGGTATCAACGTCAAACAATGAACTTAGAGTTTTCTTTTTTAGATAGTAAAAATGGATTGCATATTATGGAAGCGAAAATTGATGAAGTGGATGAAGCACTCGAATATGAAGATAAGCTACTAGTCGTCATGCGAGATGTCACAGAACGTGTGAAGTCAGAAGCGAAAATTAAGTATCTGGTCTATAACGATCAGTTGACTTCCTTAATGAATAGAAATTCATTTAGAGAACAGATGGCTTTGGCATTTGAAAGAGCACGCACCCGCAAACAAGTATTTGCACTTGTCCATATAAATATTGATCGACTCCGTTATGCAAATGATTTACTTGGGCATGAAGCGGGAGACTATTTATTGGCGATGGTCGGAGAGCGACTAAAAAAGAGAACGGGACCTGAAAGTTTGTTGGCTCGTATTGCAGGAGACGAGTTTGCATTCATTATCACAGGACTGAAAGATGAAGAGGAGTTCTATAATCATGCGGAAGATATTCGTACCTTTTTAGAGAAACCGATTCAAGTAGGCAAGCAAAGTTACACATTGTCTATTAGTTGCGGTATTTCTATGTATCCTGAACATGCAAATCAACCCTCCGATTTGATTACTAAAGCCACTTTGGCATTAGGCAAAGTCAAGTTGCGAGGTGGCGGCGATAGTGAAATGTATGAGCCGGGTACTTCAAAGATGTCGTTAGAGCGAATATTACTTGAAAATGAATTACGTAAAAGTGTCCAACAACAACACTTTTATCTGGAGTATCAACCAAAAGTTTTACTGGATACCGGTAAGTTAGCAGGTGTTGAAGCACTCGTACGTTGGAATCATCCAGATCTGGGCATTATACCCCCTATGAAGTTCATTCCATTGGCTGAAGAAACGAAGATTATTGTGCCGCTAGGAGAATGGATTTTACGTGAAGTTTGCAAGCGTGCGCAGATTGAAGCAGCAGCTGGTGAAACGTGCCGATTTGCTGTGAATGTCTCAACTGTCCAAATGAAAGAAGAGGGTTTTGTAGACTCTGTCTTGAATATAATTAAGGAATATCACGTGCCACCTGAAATGCTCGAGTTGGAACTGACAGAAAGCTCGTTTATGGATACGGATGGTATGAAGGATGCCATTCAGAGGCTACGAAGTGAAGGCATTACTATTGCGATCGATGATTTCGGTACAGGCTATAGTACATTCAGTTATATAAAAGAACTTCCAGCTGATACGCTGAAAATTGATATGGCGTTTGTACGCGATATTTTAGAGAATGAAAATAGTCAGGCCATTGTCAAAGCGATTGTGACACTTGCTGATACAGCGGGATTGAATGTGGTAGCAGAAGGAATAGAATTACCTGAGCAGGCAAAAATGCTCTATAATTTAGGATGTCGTGAAGGACAAGGCTATTATTATGGTCGCCCGATGTCATTAGAAGATTCACTACAGATTAGAGAACGTCGTTCAGTTTTTCAAAATAAAAATTAA